A window of the Candidatus Binataceae bacterium genome harbors these coding sequences:
- a CDS encoding DedA family protein → MLLVSAYIQHFTYLGLLLVLLLCGLGLPLPEDVALLAGGFLVHRGVIQYPPTLAVSLVGVLGGDCSLFFLGRHLGSGLVRYVGLVYPNYRQSIARMQNFMHRHGHRAVFYGRFLAGVRALIYLTAGSLGVPPGRFLIYDLAGALISVPLMVSLGYLFANQIEAVTRYLGGFDRLLLAAVALSLVVWLMRALLLARARRNRLSRML, encoded by the coding sequence GTGCTGTTAGTCTCCGCATACATTCAGCATTTCACCTACTTGGGTCTGCTCCTGGTGCTGCTGTTGTGCGGCCTGGGCTTGCCCTTACCCGAGGACGTGGCACTGCTGGCGGGGGGATTTCTGGTGCATCGCGGGGTGATTCAATATCCGCCCACCCTGGCGGTGTCGCTGGTCGGAGTGTTGGGGGGCGACTGTTCGCTGTTTTTTTTGGGCCGTCACCTGGGCAGCGGGCTAGTGAGATATGTCGGCTTAGTTTATCCCAACTACCGCCAGAGTATTGCCCGGATGCAAAACTTCATGCATCGCCACGGCCATCGCGCGGTCTTTTACGGCCGCTTTCTGGCCGGGGTACGGGCGCTGATTTATCTGACCGCGGGTTCGCTGGGCGTACCGCCGGGGCGCTTTTTGATCTACGATTTGGCTGGTGCCCTGATCTCGGTGCCCTTGATGGTTTCCCTGGGCTACCTGTTCGCCAATCAGATCGAGGCCGTGACCCGTTATCTGGGCGGCTTTGATCGGTTGTTACTGGCGGCCGTGGCGCTCTCGCTGGTGGTATGGTTGATGCGCGCGCTGTTACTGGCGCGCGCCCGCCGCAACCGCCTCTCGCGAATGCTCTAG
- a CDS encoding CYCXC family (seleno)protein: MKTASAKSLAIAVGAALVVAVVYWVTAGRSVAGQTLDPSLFNGSARQAYTMARDHPEILVQLHCYCGCTEFAHHKSLLDCFKDTHASVCPVCMHEALDAAAMLKRGQGVAEMRHTLAVMYGQAAG; this comes from the coding sequence ATGAAGACCGCTTCGGCCAAATCGCTGGCAATCGCGGTGGGCGCCGCCTTGGTAGTGGCGGTAGTATACTGGGTCACCGCCGGCCGCTCCGTGGCCGGCCAAACCCTCGATCCCAGCCTGTTCAACGGCTCGGCTCGCCAAGCCTATACCATGGCACGCGATCATCCGGAGATTTTGGTCCAGTTGCACTGCTATTGCGGATGCACCGAGTTTGCCCACCATAAGAGCCTGCTCGATTGCTTCAAGGACACCCATGCCTCGGTCTGTCCGGTTTGCATGCACGAGGCGCTGGACGCGGCCGCGATGCTGAAGCGCGGGCAGGGCGTAGCGGAGATGCGCCACACCCTGGCAGTGATGTACGGGCAAGCGGCGGGTTAG
- a CDS encoding NUDIX domain-containing protein, with protein sequence MQELESPRLAAGPPRATRERTRYARPKVAVDTVVFAVQNCRLKTYLVQLKRGPLRGRWAFPGGLVRVGETLDDAAQRELRAATGLSGAYMEQLFSFGDPARDPRAHVVSVAYVALLPDPAIVGAPDAKYSAGGWFEVGARLPPLAYDHEQMARYALRRLTAKLEYSNIAVALLPRIFTFKQLEDLYATLLGRRLDRRNFRRRILAMRILRELSAKQHGAHRPAALYSFVSRTPHVVQML encoded by the coding sequence ATGCAGGAACTAGAAAGCCCCCGCTTGGCGGCCGGTCCACCTCGCGCCACCCGCGAACGTACCCGTTACGCGCGTCCTAAAGTGGCGGTGGACACGGTGGTCTTCGCGGTCCAAAACTGCCGGCTCAAGACCTACCTTGTGCAACTCAAACGCGGCCCGTTACGCGGACGCTGGGCCTTCCCCGGCGGGTTGGTCCGTGTCGGCGAGACCCTGGACGACGCCGCCCAGCGCGAGCTGCGCGCCGCCACCGGCCTGAGCGGGGCTTATATGGAGCAATTGTTCAGCTTCGGCGACCCCGCCCGCGACCCGCGCGCCCATGTGGTTTCGGTCGCCTACGTCGCGCTGCTGCCCGATCCGGCGATCGTGGGGGCACCCGACGCCAAGTACAGCGCGGGCGGCTGGTTCGAGGTCGGCGCCCGGCTGCCGCCGCTGGCTTACGATCACGAGCAAATGGCGCGTTATGCCTTGCGCCGGCTGACCGCCAAGCTGGAGTATAGCAATATTGCGGTCGCGCTCTTACCACGAATTTTTACCTTTAAGCAATTAGAAGACCTTTATGCTACCTTACTGGGGCGAAGACTGGACAGACGCAATTTCCGCCGCCGCATTCTGGCGATGCGCATCCTGCGCGAACTATCGGCAAAACAGCACGGGGCCCATCGACCGGCCGCGCTGTATTCTTTTGTCAGCCGCACGCCCCACGTCGTGCAAATGCTTTAA
- the nadA gene encoding quinolinate synthase NadA: METTVDSAAEQLYDKFRALDQPGYDRVACREHAKAIAEIKALKAARRAVILAHNYQRPEIFEVADFIGDSLELARQARAVRAAEVIVFCGVHFMAETAKIFNPQRTVLLPDLRAGCSLADSIDADALAVRRAELSALYPDLQVVSYVNCTAEVKALSDVCCTSSNAVAVVEALDSEHILFVPDRNLANYVQTQTSKQIISWEGNCYVHHQITRAEVERIKRALPALQVLAHPECRADVLELADAVLSTSAMVRYARQSPAREFLIVTECGLSERLLLELPGKRFYKACKLCHYMKMVTLAGVVESLRQMRYPIELTEEVCAGARRALERMLELSA; this comes from the coding sequence ATGGAAACCACCGTCGACAGTGCCGCCGAACAACTTTACGATAAATTCCGCGCACTCGACCAGCCCGGCTACGATCGTGTGGCTTGCCGCGAGCATGCCAAAGCGATCGCCGAGATCAAGGCCCTCAAGGCGGCGCGCCGCGCGGTGATTCTGGCGCACAATTATCAGCGGCCCGAGATTTTCGAGGTCGCCGACTTTATCGGCGATTCGCTGGAACTGGCCCGCCAAGCGCGAGCGGTGCGCGCGGCCGAAGTGATCGTTTTCTGCGGCGTCCACTTCATGGCCGAAACCGCCAAGATCTTCAATCCTCAGCGTACCGTGTTGCTGCCCGATCTGCGTGCCGGCTGCTCGCTGGCCGACAGTATCGACGCCGACGCCCTGGCCGTACGTCGCGCCGAGCTGAGCGCGCTCTACCCCGACCTGCAGGTGGTCTCCTATGTCAACTGCACCGCCGAGGTAAAAGCACTCTCCGACGTGTGCTGCACTTCGTCCAACGCGGTGGCGGTAGTGGAGGCGCTGGATTCCGAGCACATCCTGTTTGTACCAGATCGCAATCTGGCTAATTACGTCCAAACTCAGACCTCCAAGCAGATCATCTCCTGGGAGGGCAATTGTTACGTCCACCATCAGATCACGCGGGCCGAGGTCGAGCGCATCAAGCGCGCACTGCCGGCGCTCCAGGTCCTGGCCCATCCCGAATGCCGAGCCGACGTGCTGGAGCTGGCCGACGCGGTGCTGTCCACTAGCGCCATGGTGCGCTATGCTAGGCAAAGTCCTGCGCGCGAATTCCTAATCGTAACCGAATGCGGACTGTCGGAGCGACTGCTGCTGGAACTGCCCGGCAAGCGCTTTTACAAGGCCTGCAAGCTCTGCCATTACATGAAAATGGTGACTTTGGCCGGGGTGGTAGAAAGTTTGCGCCAGATGCGCTACCCCATCGAGTTGACTGAGGAGGTTTGCGCCGGCGCCCGGCGTGCCTTGGAGCGGATGCTGGAGTTGTCCGCCTAG
- a CDS encoding class IV adenylate cyclase, which yields MRNIEIKARLLDRPALSQALTKLGARRVANFTQVDTYFVVPSGRLKLRQSPGDPDVLIFYRRDNRRGPKPSDYYLAAIGPEQKLGELLVAALGARVVVRKQRELWRWHNVRVHLDEVEGLGAFMEFEAQVDTVNDEALCQQRTHELMAALGLAPSDLIAGSYADLLEANQ from the coding sequence ATGCGGAACATCGAAATCAAGGCGCGCCTGCTCGACCGACCGGCGCTCTCGCAAGCCCTGACCAAACTGGGCGCGCGGCGGGTTGCTAACTTTACCCAGGTTGATACCTACTTCGTGGTTCCAAGCGGCCGGCTCAAATTGCGTCAAAGCCCAGGCGATCCGGACGTCCTCATCTTTTACCGCCGCGATAACCGTCGCGGCCCCAAGCCGAGCGATTATTACTTGGCGGCTATTGGCCCGGAACAGAAACTTGGGGAACTGCTGGTTGCCGCGCTCGGCGCGCGCGTGGTGGTGCGCAAGCAGCGTGAACTCTGGCGCTGGCACAACGTCCGCGTCCATCTAGACGAAGTGGAGGGGCTGGGCGCGTTCATGGAATTTGAAGCGCAAGTGGATACCGTCAACGACGAAGCCCTATGCCAACAGCGTACCCACGAACTGATGGCAGCGTTGGGACTGGCGCCTTCGGATCTGATTGCCGGCTCCTATGCCGATTTGCTGGAAGCCAATCAGTAG